In the Lepisosteus oculatus isolate fLepOcu1 chromosome 6, fLepOcu1.hap2, whole genome shotgun sequence genome, one interval contains:
- the tmem71 gene encoding transmembrane protein 71: MSLLFSKVVASSPIRKRPFTDQTCHSLSLSLLSSDCSYECYSVNPLTGSPCKCRRSPRLLSNGYYVLTEDSFVCDDEGNLSLTPSKTNVSYKENLVRIFRRRRKSHRSLASLFNLSESCGSWLDSSIFGDVHSPLAESSWIERNSDLDSSSAYDDSVLPGNKAWPVEDQPSELHTEACFSHEQFRQSLGGFLDLSASPPFAPRGCYYKETKQSDSTISRVIFLLILAVCFCVTVFSRWLLAILVIASVTSMLIFTSFFLTKSSFGKPVRPWNTKTEDITSRNE; this comes from the exons ATGTCTCTTCTGTTTTCCAAAGTAGTTGCAA gttcACCGATAAGGAAGAGACCATTTACTGACCAGACATGCCATAG CCTGAGCCTGTCCCTGCTGTCCTCTGACTGCTCCTATGAGTGCTACTCAGTCAACCCCCTGACTGGGTCCCCCTGCAAGTGCCGAAGGAGTCCTCGGCTTCTGTCCAACGGCTACTATGTCCTGACAGAGGACAGCTTTGTGTGCGACGATGAGGGAAACCTCTCTCTCACCCCTTCCAAAACCAACGTCTCCTATAAAGAGAACCTGGTCAG AATTTTTCGGCGCAGGAGGAAGTCCCACAGGTCCCTGGCGAGTCTTTTTAACCTGAGCGAGTCCTGTGGTTCCTGGCTAGACAGCAGCATTTTTGGGGATGTGCATTCCCCACTGGCAGAATCCTCCTGGATTGAGAGGAACTCCGACTTGGACAGCAGCTCCGCCTATG ATGACAGCGTGCTTCCAGGTAACAAAGCCTGGCCAGTTGAAGACCAGCCTTCAGAGCTTCACACCGAGGCCTGTTTCTCTCATGAACAGTTCAGACAGTCCCTGGGAGGTTTCCTGGACCTTTCTGCTTCACCCCCATTTGCTCCCAGAGGGTGCTACTATAAGGAGACCAAGCAATCAG ATTCTACTATTTCAAGAGTCATCTTTCTCCTTATCCTCGCTGTGTGCTTCTGTGTAACAGTATTTTCCAG GTGGTTGTTGGCCATACTAGTAATTGCATCGGTTACCTCCATGCTGATTTTCACTTCATTCT TTCTTACAAAATCTTCCTTTGGAAAACCTGTACGACCATGGAATACAAAAACAGAA GATATCACATCAAGAAATGAatag